TCTCTTACCAGTGGGAGTGCCGCTCCTTCTATATATTATCTCAGGGACTAGGCAACCTTGATTAATCATCAAAATCACCTGAGGATCTAATTGAACTGCCCATTTCCAGGTCCTTCCTGGGATATTCTGATCCCGTTGCTTTGGAGTTCAACCCCggcaatctgtattttttaaaaattgaggtataattaacatataacatgcaatctatattttaaacaagtgccctaggtgattctgatgatgAATGATTGGGAAGCCTGGTATTGTCCCCACAGCGATCtgtcccattttgtagatgagagaAGAATTAACTTGCTCCAGATCAGAGTCAGCCTCATTTCCTGCAAAGCCTGTTCAATATGACACCAGGCTTCATATTTGCTAGCAGAAACCTGCAGAGACCCTCTGTCCATGCAAGACTGGACCTTGGCAAACACCCCATATTCCTTTTCCCTATTCCCACTGAAGGTGGTGGGAATACCTATCGTATTTGTTTCTTAGGGCTGCTTTAGCAAAGTAACACAggctgggtgacttaaaacaacagaaatgtattctctcatagttctggaagctagaagtccaaaatcaagatgtctgcaggaccatgctctctctgaaggctctagggaagactCCATTCTGTACCTTTTTCTTACCTTCTGTTGTTCGCTGGCGACCTTTGGCATTCCTTGTTTTGCAGCTGCAtaaactccaatctctgcctccatcttcacatgccATTCTTCCCTCTAcgtgtctgtctctgtttcttctcctcttttttttttttttttgccgtacgcgggcctctcactgctgtggcctctcccgttgcggagcacaggctctggacgcgcaggctcagcggccatggctcgtgggcccagccactccacggcatgtggaatcctgccagaccggggcacgaacccgcgtcccctgcatcggcaggcggactcccaaccactgagccaccagggaagccccctcttctcctcttcttataaggatatatTGGATTAAGGACTTGTCCTACTTCAGAATGACCTCACCTTACatactaattacatctgcaaagaccctatttccaaataaggtcacattaacAGGTATCAGGGGTTAAGCCTTCAAAATACCTTTCGGAAGGACACAGTTCAACTCACAGTATCTATAATAGTCAGCAGATGTCAGAATCCACAAGTTTGATATCACCATGGTGACCCTTAGCTTCTTCAAAGAGAAGGTAAAACCCAAGGGCCCAGACGGTGGGGACAGGGGATAAGCAGTGGTGGGGAAAAGGGGAACATTGGGTCACTGTTTATGGGGCTGGACAGTTAAGGACTTTGATGTGGCATCCGAACAGTTCAGAAATCTGGTTCAGCCAGTCTTTACTCACTCAGTCAACAGCTCTCTGTGGGCTTCCTGTGTTCCAAGATCTGGGTAGGGAGCAAGGCAGGCAGGATCCATTCAATCATGGCTTATGGTTTACTGGGGTGACTGACAACCAGAGGTTCACAATAATGAGGGCACAGTTATAAACTAAGATCTGTGCTCTGACAGGAAGAAACCTGGTGTCACCAAGGAGACCTTCCTGTGACtatatttcctccttctttttcttcaattGCCCTTCTCTCTGGGAGACCTGTAGGTATTTCAACATCTCAGTGAAATAGAGGGGACAAAGAGTCCCTAGTGGCTAGTATGGGTATAGCAATGATCCAAACTGCAGAACTATGGAGTAGGGGCAGGGACATGAAGGGAGCTGGTAGGGGAGATGGGTGTGGCAGGGTGGGAGTGTCTGACCCAGGTCTTCCCCCAACTGTACAGTGAACATGCCCTGGCACATTCATGGGCAGTGGACAAGAGCTTCTAAAGCTTTTACCAATTTAAAGCTGTGGACCCCCCTACctcactccccttccccaccaaaaTCCATCTATTGTTTGATGCCAGGAAGGCAGGCTAAGTCCTGGCCAAGCTAGGGTTAAAGCCACAAGGAGAAACCCTTCTCTATCCTGGCTGTAATGGCAGTGAAATCCTACCTAGCCTGGGTAGCTCTCATATCTGTCCCCATCTCTGTCCCCACTCCCACTGTCCCATCTCCTACCTCCCTGCAGTATATGGAATGCAGTCAGGCCCCTTCCAATCCACCTCCCACCTACACAGGTGCCAGAGGGATCCTTCTCAAACATCAATCAGACCAGGGCACTCCCTGGCTtccactccctgccccctccccttcatTCAGGGAGGCTCCTTGTGACCTAGCTCCCACCTGGTATTCCAGTCCCACCTGCCTCTTGCCATGCTTCCTTCAGACACTTGTGGCTGCCTCAACACCAGACAAGCATCACCTCTCTGtcttctgcctggaattcccTGTCCAGTCCTGTCCAGCTGGCTAATTCCTTCTGATCATTGGGGAACCGGCTCCATCAACACCTCTGAGCGAATTAAATGCCTCTTCTCAGAGCTCCCTTCTCCCACTATCACTGCATTGtgctgtaactttcttttttctctctcctagaCTGGGACATCGTTGCGGCAGAAACAATGTCGGATTATTCGGATTCTTCCACCCCAGTCCCACCCTGGGCCTAGACTGAGACTTGGCATAATAATGAAGTCCCCCGAGGTCCATCTGGTGGTCCACGGCCCATCTGACCACACGCTCTGGCCTTGGATGATACACATTTATGTTCCCAAATGGATTTTGATTGTGTGTCGGGACAGTTTTGTGGGTGTGAGTTTTCACTGACACCCCTAGCCTGGAAGTGCCCCAAGGCAGGGCCCAGGAAGCTCTTGGTTAGAGGCACTATTGGAAAGATGAGGTCTCATGgttgtggtggtggtagtggggtTTCCCACTCCCTCCCATTCTGCCACTAGTCAGTTCTCAAAGTGAGCGTCTCTTGAGATGCTCCCCTTGCCACTCCTTGCCTTACTCCAGCACTTCTCAGGTTCCCACCTTAGCCTTGGGCGTGGGGATGTATAGGGATATCTGTCACCTTCCTTTGGAGCCTGCTCCCGGGTCAGCAGGGCCAGAGGGTCCAGtaaagcaggggtggggagctCACAGGTGCTGGGTTCCATTGGCACCCATGAGCACCTATCAAAATCCTGGGAACTGAAGCTGCTGGGGTAGAGTAGAGGTGCACAAAAGAAAGCCAGTTCCATAACCTGCTTTCTAGCATGGGGGCAGAAACAGCCCACATGTGAACAGGTTAACGCTCTGAAGGTTGGGAAACAACATGAAGGGGACTTACCTGACCCAAGGCATCAAAAGAGAAAGTCTCTTCTTGCATAGTCCTGGTGACCCGGCAATCAGGACTTCAGACACTGGTGGTCTTGGAAAGTTGGCCATTTTCCAGAACCAAGACCAGTCTCTCTTAAGATCCTACCATGCAGGACCTCTTCCAAGTTTTATCATGTACTTTAGATGCAGACGCCCAGTGCCAGCCCAGGGCACCTTAGTTGTCAGGATAGTTTACGTTCTCTCCACACTTCTTGGGCCACCACTGAGAGTCAGACAAGCACACACAAACCCCTTGGCCCTCCTAGGGACTTATCAAGAACAAGAAATTGGGGAGGGCAACCAGTGTCAGAATCTGTATGGCAGGGCTCTCTGATCCAAAGCTGAAGCCGAGATAGGGGGGTGGGGTTGACTCCCCAAAGAGCCCCTTCTGTCAACTGCAGAAACCTACCTCTTGTTACCAGCAGGATTTATTTCAGGTTTCTGCCTACCAAGTGACTTACATacttccccatctcctcctttGCAAGGATGCTGTTAAGTTGCAAGGGGGCAGGTCCCCTGAGATCCCAGGGCTATGTGTCCCCCGCCGCTGCCGCCCTACCTGCTAGAGTGCTTCCAGTACACACAGCActctctccaccctcccaccTTACTTGGAGTTGGGCAGAAAGGCTTATAAGGCCATTATCTCTCAACAGACAGCTGTGCAGGGCTGGAGGCAGCAGCTTATCAGGGAGCCTGCAGTGATTCACAACCCAAGTCCCAGTTTCTCTGCTGAATAGTAATTTCCAGCAGTGGATTTGCGCTCcgtctctcctccccctctcccaagGGTGTGCTGTCCtttctcagagagagaaagcagtgaAGGGTAGACCCTATCCATGGGGATGGGGGGGCTCTGTGCCAGCTTTCTGGATAAGGCTGTCTATTGGCAGGAGGCTGCAGGTTTAGGGACCCCAGTTGGATCTGCCACCCTTGGCAGTGACAGGAGAGTTCATCGATGCTCACCTTCCTTCCCCATCCAGAAAAGCAATGTGCTGCTCCCTTTCCCTTAGTAGCAATGTGTAAGGTGAAAATGGTCCCCTTCTGGCCACAAGCCCTTAAGCTAGAGCCAGCCAGGGAGGgctgagaaagagggagaagccGGGGACTGGGTAATGTGCCCCCTGAACCATTTTGAAGCTGTCCAGTTTCTGTGCCTGACCCCTAAGACTCCAAAGGCTAAGGATCCAGGCTGGAGGGGACTGAGACACAAGGGGGCAGACCAGAGCAGTCTCTGCACAGACAACTGGTTAGGAAAAAACCCAGGGACAGAgccatttttgtgtttgttttattggaAGCAAGACTCCAGCTGTGGGGCTCAGGGGAGGAAGCATGGGAAGTTCTGTCCTGGGTCTCTCCCTCTGGGCCAGCATTGGGAAAGGGGGATGTTAAAAGAGCTAGAACCTATGGAGATGCCCCTGCCAGCATGATCTCAGGATGCTCCTTAAAAGCAGGGGAAGGGCAACTAGAAAGGAAACTGTGTCCTAGGTGAGGGGCACAACAGGGCACCCCCACAACTCATAATCCGCTGCCCTCAGGCGTGGTTTCCAACCCCTTGCCCTCTGCTGACAGTGGTGGGGTGATACCAAGAGCCTTCCTCAGCTTCCACCCTCCAGGCCCACTTCAAGAATCCTAGGTGCCTTTAACCCTTGGGGGTCCTGAGCAAGGCTCAAGAGTCCCACTGCCCACCATTCCCCCCCTGAGGAAGGTCCCCATATGGTTCAGAAAAGCTGAAGGTGCAGTTCTGTGTCGTCAGTCCACATAGGTGAAGGAGCAACCCCACCACGAAGCTTCCCTGGGGTCCCCTTCTTGTCGCCTTGGGGTCCATGCTGCCAGGTCGTGGGTTCCAGAGCACCAAAGCATGAAAGGCTGGAGGTACATCTCAAGGTCGAAGCTCTGGGGGTAAGATCCAGCCCACCTAGGTGGCCCAGAGGCCGGAGCTCTCAGGCGGTCTGGTCCTCTTCAGCAGCACCTGGCTCAGGTTGTGACCGCTTCGCGGAGCCTTCTCCAGCTGCGGGTTCCCCTAGACTCCTCTTGGACGTCGATGCAGCTGGCTGGGACGAGGGGCCAGGATGGGGGTTCGGGGGCTGGTAGCCGGGTTGGCGCGGATCCAGTGAATCCTTGGAAAGTAGGATGGCGAGGCTGGGCACGTTCTTAAGTACACTGAGACTGGCGGCTGGCTCGCCAGGCTTCTGACCAGGCGTGGGCTCCGGAGGGAGGCTCTGCCACACTTCGCGCACGCTCCGGTAGCGCAGCCGCGTGACCTGATGCAGACCCGCCAGGCGG
Above is a genomic segment from Tursiops truncatus isolate mTurTru1 chromosome 2, mTurTru1.mat.Y, whole genome shotgun sequence containing:
- the RPP25 gene encoding ribonuclease P protein subunit p25, translating into MAKPASPRSRQRRRMENFRKVHSEEAPVGSGDEGGGPGSGPFADLAPGAVHMRVKEGSKIRNLLAFATASMAQPATRTIVFSGCGRATTKTVTCAEILKRRLAGLHQVTRLRYRSVREVWQSLPPEPTPGQKPGEPAASLSVLKNVPSLAILLSKDSLDPRQPGYQPPNPHPGPSSQPAASTSKRSLGEPAAGEGSAKRSQPEPGAAEEDQTA